In Sulfitobacter sp. LCG007, the sequence GCTGCAGCGGTATAGTTGATCGAGTGGATTGTCTGATGTCAGGATCGTCCCAAGCCGGTTTGGCGGAAAAGTATCTTGTCGATGACCTGCCGGGCGCCGCGCTCGTCGGTGCGCGGTTGAACGGAATTCTGCTGAAGATCGAGGCGGGCGAGACGTTGACCTCCTTGGCGCAGGCGTTTCTGACGTCCGGCGGGCTCAACTCTCTTCTGGCGCTGGCGACCGGTCAGATCGATCGCCCTGCCTTCGAGGAGGCTGCGGCGCGCGAGCGGTCAGATCGTATCCAAAGCGCGAAGGACGAAGCCGACAGGCGGGCAGCCGAACATGCCCGAAAGGCCGAGGCGATGGAGGTCGCGGTCAAGGCGCGCTTCGCTGCAATGGAGAATGACCCTGTGCGGCGCCGGAAGCGCGAAGCCCGCGAGTTGCGGGATCGGTTCGGCATCGGCTCCATCGAGACAGAGCACTATCCGCGTGCAATGCGGCTGCTGAAACAGGTGGCGAGCGGCGACCGCCTGGCACCTGAAGACGTCGCGTGGTTATCGACCGAGGCGGTGGACTGCTGGACCGAAGCGTTGCAGCAAGCCTGGCATCGGCTCGAAGCCGAAGCGCTTACCAAGGAATGGGAAGAAAGCCGCGATCCGTGGGATGCCGTGAATGCCAGTGCGCAATGGCGGAAGGCTGATGAACCCCAGCGGGCGCTGGAAGTGACGGGGGCGGCGCTCGCCAAGGTGGGACGGAGCCCGAAACCGAGATCGGCGCTCTCTACGACGCGCGGAGGCGCGATGCGCGATACCGGGCGCCTCTCCGAAGCCAGGACACTCGGGCTGGAGGCGCACGAACTGACCCCGGCCGATTTCAGGCCGTGCACGCTGCTTGGCGCTGTCTCGATGGAACTCGGGGATCTGGCAGCCGGTCACGAATGGTATGCTAAGGCCGAGGCCTTGGGTGCCGAGCGCCGCGCCATCGACCAGGATCTGCGGGCGCTGCTGATCCGTGCGGAACCCGATGCGCGAGATCGTATCCGGAACTATCTGCTCGAGCAGGATCCGGAGCGTTTCGCGTGGCTGCGAAAATGGAATCACAAGGTCGCTGCGGCGAACCGGCGATAACGCTTGCATGCTCCTTTTCATCGCTCGAGCGCCGGTCGAGCAGTGAAGGCCGCTCGATTAGTCGAACACCCGCCCCGGCTGCTCATCCCACGGCAGAGACGCGACGAAGCACAAGTCGTAGATGCTGAGCGTCGAGGGCTCGCGGTGGACGACCAGCCGCTCGAGGACGTGGGGCGCGAGCCAGGCGAGGCGCAGGAGGCGGCTGACGTAGCGGTCGGACAGGCCCTCGTCGGCGGCGAGATCGGCGAGCGTGGCGACGTCGCCGCGTTCCAGCCGCTGCCGCCAGCCCCAGGCCCCATTCGTCGCCGGGCTACCGACCGCCAGCGCCGGAGGCTGTCCACTGGCCGTCTCGCGGACGGGGATCAGCCCCGCCGCAGGCATCCGCCTTGGCAGGGAAACCCGTCATGCACTAAGATTGAAACCGGACCACCCGATAGGGGCAGGCCAGTTGCGCTCAGTCGTGCTGCTTCCACTGCCGCATTGAATGCCTGCATAGGTATCGCACCTGTCCGCGAACTGCCCGTGTTCCCGTCTCATCCGTCCGGAGGGCGGGAACCGGGTCCGCGCCATTCTGCCTCAAGGCCCTGCGCAGGGTGTCGTGGTGGCGGCAAGCTCTGCCTCGATGGTGTCGATGCCATGGCATGACACCGACTCTGGCGTGATGAGGATGACCGCGTAGTTGGGTTTCCCGACGATCCAGTCGGGCGCGGGGTTGCCGAACTCCTGCCGGAACTGATGCGCGGGGCCGCGCCCTGCCGTGTAGCCGATGCCGCCCGCGAGGGTGCCACTCAGCGGAATATGGATATGCCCGAAGAACATGTGCCGGACTCCGCCGGGATGTCCGCGCAGGATCTCCATCAACTCGGCGCGGTCGGTCAGACCGATATTGTCGAAATGCGTCATCATGTGATCCACTGGCGGGTGATGAAGAAAGACCGTCAGAGGGCTTTCCGCATGGTCGGCCAGCGTTTCGCGCAGCCACTCCCGCCGTGCCGCGCAGAAGCGGCCGCCACTTATTCCGGTTTCGTTCGTGTCGAGAAAGACCAGCCGATCGTCAGAGCCCGGAACCTGCATCACGGACTGGACAAAGCCGCTTCCGTCGCGCGGCTCGTCAGGAAACGCCGCGCAGAAGGTGTCGCGGTCGTCGTGGTTTCCGAGCAGCAGCCGCACCGGGAAGGGCAGATCCCCGAGCAACCGCTTCAACTGCGCGTATGAGGGTGCATCGCCCCTGTCCGTCAGATCGCCGGTGATGACCATCAGGTCCGCGTCGGCATGGTGCGCGCGGGCATGGTCCATCACGGCGGCAAGCCTTTCGGCCGGGTCGATCGAATAAAGCGTCTCGCCCGCGGGAACGAGATGGGTGTCGGTGACGTGGAGGATCTTCATTCCGGGCCTTTCCTGTTGCTGGCGCGGTCCTGCACGCCGGATGTGACGGGCGCGTGACGCTTCGAGCGCGGACAGGCAGGGAAGCAGGGCCCGCAGGCAGATCTTCAGTCACGGATCACAGAGCTGTCATCGGTCTGTCGAGAAACCGTCATGAACCGCGGGCTACCCCTCGCGCCAACCGCCGCAGCGCCGTCCGCTGTCCTGGAGGCGGCGAAACCGACACCAGAGGGGTATAACCATGTCCATCCGTTCCGTGACCATCGCAGCGGCGCTTCTTTCCGCAGGTGCCGTGCAGGCGCAGGTCGAGATCACCTGCCTGACCAACGCGGGTCACCTTTCGCGCCAACACGAGCCGCTGGCGAAAATGTTCAACGAGATGCAGGACGCGGTACGCGTCACCTATGCCGCCCCGGCGCAGAACTACGCCGACACGCATCTCAAGCTGTTCCGCGCCTCGGCCACGAATACGCTGCCCGATTGCGCCTTCGAGGCCTATAATCAGATGCCTTCGCTTGCGCGGGCGCTGGCCGAACGCGGCCAGATCGTCGATCTGGGTCAGTTCATGGAGAAGGAGGGCGGCGACTGGGTCGAGACGAACTATTCGGAACAGATGCTAAAGCTCGGCCAGGTCGACGGCACGCAATACGGCATGCCGTTCAACGCGTCGGTCATCCAGTGGTATGTGAACGCGGATCTGGTCAGGCAGGCCGGCGGCTCGATCGAGGATTTCCCGACCGATTGGGATGGCGTGCTGGAACTGGCCGCCAAAATCGACGCGCTTGGCGATGACATCGAAGGCATTTCCTACGCTGTCGACCAGTGGGCGGATGACTGGCCGTTTCAGGTGCTCATCGAGCAGCAGGGCGGCGCCATGGTCAACGAGGCGGGCGATGCGGTGGCCTTCGACGCGCAGGACCGCAGCCTGAAGGCGATGCAGTTGGCGCGCCGCATCGTCGAGGAGGGCGGCTACAATCCTGCGACCGACCTCGAGACCCAGACGACCGCCTTCACCGAGGGCAAGCTCGGGATCTACGCAAACTCTCCGGCCTCGGCCAAACTGCTGCAGGAACGCGTCGGCGGCGCCTTCGATCTGCGCTCGGTGAAGTTCGCCGTCTGGGACGATGCGAACGGCACCCTTCCCACGGGCGGCAATGCTGCGATCATGACCACGCAGGACGAGGGCAAGCAGCAGGCGGTCTGGGAATACTTCAAGTTCCTCACCGGCCCCAAGGGGCAGGAGATCACCGCGAAGAACACCGGCTACCTGCCGACGAACAAGGCGGCGCTCGCCGAGGAATATCTCGGCGCCTACTATGCAGAGAACCCGTACTTCGCCACGCCCTCCAGCCAGTACGACCGGGCCGGCGCATGGTACGGCTACCCTGGCACGCAGTCCGAGAAGATCTGGCGCGAGCAGCGCAGCGTCATCCGCTCGGTCATGCTGGGCGAGACCTCGCCCGAGGATGGCGCGGCGCAGCTCAAGTCGGCAGCGGAGGATCTGATGACGCGCTGAACGCTTTCATGACACATCCCTCGTCGGGGGTCTTCGCGGCCCCCGACGCTTCATTCTTAAAGACCACGAACGGAACCAGCATATGGCCCGGCTTACGCTCACCGACATCCGGAAGTCCTACGGCAGCACCGAGGTGCTGCGCGGCATAGACCTTGCGGTCGAGGATGGTGAATTCATGTCGCTGGTGGGGGCGTCGGGATGTGGCAAGTCCACGCTTCTTCGCATCATCTCGGGGCTGGAGAGCCCCGACTCGGGGCAGGTCGCGATCGATGGCCGTGACGTGGGCGGTGGCACTCCGAAGGAACGCGGCGTGGCGATGGTCTTCCAGGACTATGCGCTATACCCCCACATGAGCGTCGCCCAGAACATGGCGATGCCCCTGATCATGGCGCGGTTACCGATGTACGCCCGGCTGCCGGGCGCGCGCTGGCTGACGCCGAACCACCGGAGCACCCGCAGCGGAATCGCAGCACAGGTGGAACGCGTGGCGGCACAGCTGCGCATCGGCCACCTTCTGGACCGTCGCCCCGCGCATCTTTCCGGAGGGCAGCGCCAGCGGGTCGCCCTCGGGCGCGCGCTGGTGCGCGATCCCTCATTGTTCCTGATGGACGAGCCGCTGTCGAACCTCGATGCCAAGCTACGCGTGGAGGTCCGCCGCGAGATCGTCGAGCTTCACCGGGCGTCCGGACTGACCTTTGTCTATGTCACACACGATCAGACCGAGGCGATGACGATGTCCGACCGGGTGGCGCTGCTGCGCGAGGGCCGCCTGTTGCAGGTGGCGGCACCCGGCGCCCTCTATGCCAACCCGGCATCGGTCGAGGTCGCCCGCTTTGTCGGCACACCCGAGATCAACCTGCTTCCCGCCCGCGCGGAACCCGGCGGACTGCGGATCGGCGATGCACTGGCACGCTGCGAGCATAGCCTG encodes:
- a CDS encoding phosphodiesterase; translation: MKILHVTDTHLVPAGETLYSIDPAERLAAVMDHARAHHADADLMVITGDLTDRGDAPSYAQLKRLLGDLPFPVRLLLGNHDDRDTFCAAFPDEPRDGSGFVQSVMQVPGSDDRLVFLDTNETGISGGRFCAARREWLRETLADHAESPLTVFLHHPPVDHMMTHFDNIGLTDRAELMEILRGHPGGVRHMFFGHIHIPLSGTLAGGIGYTAGRGPAHQFRQEFGNPAPDWIVGKPNYAVILITPESVSCHGIDTIEAELAATTTPCAGP
- a CDS encoding extracellular solute-binding protein; this encodes MSIRSVTIAAALLSAGAVQAQVEITCLTNAGHLSRQHEPLAKMFNEMQDAVRVTYAAPAQNYADTHLKLFRASATNTLPDCAFEAYNQMPSLARALAERGQIVDLGQFMEKEGGDWVETNYSEQMLKLGQVDGTQYGMPFNASVIQWYVNADLVRQAGGSIEDFPTDWDGVLELAAKIDALGDDIEGISYAVDQWADDWPFQVLIEQQGGAMVNEAGDAVAFDAQDRSLKAMQLARRIVEEGGYNPATDLETQTTAFTEGKLGIYANSPASAKLLQERVGGAFDLRSVKFAVWDDANGTLPTGGNAAIMTTQDEGKQQAVWEYFKFLTGPKGQEITAKNTGYLPTNKAALAEEYLGAYYAENPYFATPSSQYDRAGAWYGYPGTQSEKIWREQRSVIRSVMLGETSPEDGAAQLKSAAEDLMTR
- a CDS encoding ABC transporter ATP-binding protein, producing the protein MARLTLTDIRKSYGSTEVLRGIDLAVEDGEFMSLVGASGCGKSTLLRIISGLESPDSGQVAIDGRDVGGGTPKERGVAMVFQDYALYPHMSVAQNMAMPLIMARLPMYARLPGARWLTPNHRSTRSGIAAQVERVAAQLRIGHLLDRRPAHLSGGQRQRVALGRALVRDPSLFLMDEPLSNLDAKLRVEVRREIVELHRASGLTFVYVTHDQTEAMTMSDRVALLREGRLLQVAAPGALYANPASVEVARFVGTPEINLLPARAEPGGLRIGDALARCEHSLSEGTELIVGLRPEALGPVGVSSLQPIGAGGPKLKLDLSLDSVEDLGAEVVIHARVSAFPDLLVRLRTQKALGLAGPVLVPDRLAAVAPVSALLLFDANGQRLGDARVTEMADIR